A genomic segment from Sorangium aterium encodes:
- a CDS encoding glycosyltransferase family 4 protein: protein MIGAPGVRPAPYAAPGRPAKVAHVVLSLNVGGLERVVLRLLDRMARDRFAPVVCALQEPGALAEELARLGVPLVVLSRKPGLDPGLPVRLSAWLRREGIGLVHTHNPGPHLYGALAAALARAAALPGGGGPRVIHTKHGRNYPKQKRKVLVNRLAAALTDRVVAVSDDARAVALEVEHVDPAKVVTILNGVDTDVFRPGDAVAARARLGVPASGYHVGCVARLSPEKDHATLLDAFARLRAARPDAHLTLIGDGPRRPALEAQAARLGLGGAVTFTGTRGDVAELLPAFDVFALASLTEGISLTLIEAAAAGLPIVATRVGGNPEIVVDGETGMLVPPGAPETLAGALEAVAVRDDRAEMGLRGRARVMERFGLDRMARAYEDLYDEVLGR, encoded by the coding sequence ATGATCGGAGCGCCCGGGGTCCGGCCGGCGCCGTATGCCGCGCCGGGCCGGCCCGCGAAGGTCGCCCACGTCGTGCTGTCGCTCAACGTGGGTGGGCTCGAGCGGGTGGTGCTCCGGCTGCTCGACAGGATGGCGCGCGACCGGTTCGCGCCGGTGGTGTGCGCGCTCCAGGAGCCCGGCGCGCTGGCCGAGGAGCTGGCGCGGCTCGGCGTGCCGCTCGTGGTGCTCTCGCGGAAGCCCGGCCTCGACCCGGGGCTGCCGGTGCGGCTCTCGGCGTGGCTGCGCCGCGAGGGGATCGGGCTCGTGCACACGCACAACCCGGGGCCGCACCTCTATGGCGCGCTCGCGGCGGCCCTGGCGCGGGCGGCGGCGCTCCCCGGCGGCGGCGGGCCGCGCGTCATCCACACGAAGCACGGGCGCAACTACCCGAAGCAGAAGCGAAAGGTGCTGGTCAACCGGCTGGCCGCGGCGCTCACGGACCGGGTTGTGGCGGTGAGCGACGACGCGCGCGCGGTCGCGCTCGAGGTGGAGCACGTCGATCCGGCCAAGGTCGTGACGATATTGAACGGCGTGGACACGGACGTGTTCCGGCCGGGCGACGCGGTCGCGGCGCGGGCGCGGCTCGGGGTGCCGGCGTCGGGCTACCACGTGGGGTGTGTCGCGCGGCTGTCGCCGGAGAAGGACCACGCGACGCTGCTCGACGCGTTCGCGCGGCTCCGCGCGGCGCGGCCCGACGCGCATCTGACGCTGATCGGCGACGGCCCGCGGCGGCCTGCGCTCGAGGCGCAGGCGGCGCGGCTCGGGCTCGGCGGGGCGGTGACGTTCACGGGGACGCGCGGGGACGTGGCAGAGCTGCTGCCGGCCTTCGATGTGTTCGCGCTCGCGTCGTTGACGGAGGGGATCTCGCTGACGCTCATCGAGGCGGCGGCGGCGGGGTTGCCTATCGTCGCGACGCGGGTGGGGGGCAATCCGGAGATCGTGGTGGATGGCGAGACAGGGATGCTGGTGCCGCCTGGAGCGCCGGAAACCCTCGCCGGCGCGCTCGAGGCGGTGGCGGTGCGGGATGATCGCGCGGAGATGGGATTGCGCGGGCGGGCGCGGGTGATGGAGCGGTTCGGGCTCGACCGCATGGCGCGCGCGTACGAGGACCTCTATGACGAGGTTCTTGGGCGATAG
- a CDS encoding DUF3237 domain-containing protein: MVIKNLPAKLLITGILGICSGGCGSSTDDTSGGTTSSSSGGAASSGSGGATGTGGDAGVGGAGSGTTAGSGTTAGSGTTGTGGAEETGSSSGGAGGAPGAGGGDNGSEEATIVPDPSWTCGMPNGIPLPTRGELVLRATLQLGQTHDVGTTQFGHRRLLDVKGGTLTGDKIQATFLTGGMDLELTLSNGSVELEEINILKASDGTPILLRTCGVAAAGDDVVRIVPDFEVATSSSLAWLNTGKFAGTRVVDAAAGTIQLDIYDISKVDAGEPKIQLKDPAGVPNQSWECSTATGAKGSSVFTESVSLGASVSVGASKRGTRNIIPITGGTVTGGMLLSGLSGSVLPGGADYQLIGSTTVLDARYALSSKDGEVIVVRNCGPFGALVPVFETRADGPYAILNTKSYVSSDPGGAAGGGVSLTFYERK; this comes from the coding sequence AGCTCTTGATAACTGGAATCCTGGGCATCTGCTCTGGAGGCTGTGGTTCGTCGACCGACGATACCAGCGGAGGGACGACGAGCAGCAGCTCCGGCGGCGCGGCGTCGAGCGGTTCCGGCGGAGCGACCGGCACGGGCGGCGACGCCGGTGTGGGCGGCGCGGGTAGCGGAACCACCGCGGGTAGCGGAACCACCGCGGGCAGCGGAACCACGGGAACCGGTGGCGCCGAGGAGACGGGCAGCAGCAGCGGCGGCGCAGGCGGGGCGCCCGGCGCCGGCGGCGGCGACAACGGCAGCGAGGAGGCGACGATCGTCCCCGATCCCTCGTGGACCTGCGGGATGCCGAACGGCATTCCGCTCCCCACGCGCGGCGAGCTCGTCCTTCGGGCGACGCTCCAGCTCGGCCAGACCCACGATGTCGGGACCACCCAGTTCGGACACCGCCGCCTCCTCGACGTGAAGGGGGGCACGCTCACGGGCGACAAGATCCAGGCCACGTTCCTCACGGGCGGCATGGATCTCGAGCTCACGCTGTCGAACGGATCCGTCGAGCTCGAGGAGATCAACATCCTGAAGGCGAGCGACGGCACCCCCATCTTGCTGCGGACCTGCGGCGTGGCCGCCGCCGGCGATGACGTCGTCCGGATCGTCCCGGACTTCGAGGTCGCCACCTCGAGCTCGCTCGCGTGGCTCAACACCGGGAAGTTCGCGGGCACCCGCGTCGTCGACGCCGCGGCGGGCACGATCCAGCTCGACATCTACGACATCAGCAAGGTGGACGCCGGAGAGCCGAAGATCCAGCTCAAGGATCCCGCGGGCGTCCCGAACCAATCGTGGGAGTGCTCGACGGCGACCGGGGCGAAGGGCTCCAGCGTGTTCACCGAGTCCGTCTCGCTCGGCGCATCCGTGTCTGTCGGCGCGAGCAAGCGCGGCACGCGCAACATCATTCCCATCACCGGGGGCACGGTCACCGGCGGAATGCTGCTGAGCGGCCTGTCGGGCTCGGTGCTCCCCGGAGGCGCGGATTACCAGCTCATCGGGTCGACCACGGTGCTGGACGCCCGGTACGCGCTGTCCTCGAAGGACGGCGAGGTCATCGTGGTGAGGAACTGCGGACCGTTCGGCGCGCTCGTGCCTGTCTTCGAGACGCGCGCGGACGGCCCCTATGCGATCCTCAACACGAAGTCCTATGTGAGCTCCGACCCGGGTGGCGCGGCGGGCGGCGGGGTGAGCCTCACCTTCTACGAGCGCAAATAG
- a CDS encoding phenylacetate--CoA ligase family protein, translated as MYSALFRNVLFPFYETKLRGRATLAYLGELERSQWRPERELRELNWRKMLAALRFAEQSVPFYRRRFAEYGVRVKDVHAPEDLARFPVLTKADLRAHGSELIADGWRGKLFRSGTGGSTGEPARFFYDHTTYECRSAAALRSDAWAGGRIGDKELYIWGIPTLEPRWKKAKRTLHEALIRKKTVSAWNLAEERLAGVVDEIRRYQPNLVVGYTSPLYYTARYALETGHRLPTPKGIIATAERLFPHQREVIERAFQAPVYDRYGCREMMLIGAECERHEGKHLNIENVFLEVVRGGRHARPGEPGEVILSDLVCRSMPLIRYKNEDVVVAADKACSCGRGLPLLASVEGRVLDMIVGTDGQLLSSVFFPYFFKDNPTVERYQVHQDKTRAITIKIIPGEGYGPETSQAIERDLRRFLGERADIRVQLVSDIPVTSGGKFRFTMTEVPIEFGREAAA; from the coding sequence ATGTATTCAGCCCTCTTTCGGAACGTGCTCTTTCCGTTTTACGAGACGAAACTCCGAGGGAGAGCCACGCTGGCCTACCTGGGGGAGCTGGAGCGGTCCCAGTGGCGTCCGGAGCGCGAGCTCAGGGAGCTCAACTGGAGAAAGATGCTGGCGGCCCTCCGCTTTGCCGAGCAGAGCGTGCCCTTCTACCGGCGCCGCTTCGCCGAATACGGGGTGCGGGTCAAGGACGTGCACGCGCCCGAGGATCTCGCGCGCTTTCCGGTGTTGACCAAAGCCGATCTCCGCGCGCACGGCAGCGAGCTCATCGCTGATGGGTGGCGCGGCAAGCTCTTCAGGAGCGGTACGGGCGGATCGACCGGAGAGCCGGCGCGCTTCTTTTACGATCACACGACATACGAGTGTAGAAGCGCCGCGGCCCTGCGCTCCGACGCGTGGGCCGGCGGCCGGATCGGGGACAAGGAGCTGTACATCTGGGGGATTCCGACCCTGGAGCCCCGCTGGAAGAAGGCGAAGCGCACGCTGCACGAGGCGCTGATTCGGAAGAAGACGGTCAGCGCGTGGAACCTGGCGGAGGAGCGGCTCGCGGGGGTGGTGGACGAGATCCGGCGCTACCAGCCGAACCTCGTTGTGGGGTACACGAGCCCACTCTACTACACGGCGCGCTATGCGCTCGAGACCGGGCACCGGCTGCCCACGCCGAAGGGGATCATCGCGACGGCGGAGCGGCTGTTCCCTCACCAGCGCGAGGTGATCGAGCGGGCGTTCCAGGCGCCGGTCTACGACCGTTATGGATGCAGGGAGATGATGCTGATCGGCGCGGAGTGTGAGCGCCACGAGGGCAAGCACCTCAACATCGAGAACGTCTTCCTCGAGGTGGTGCGCGGCGGCCGGCACGCGCGGCCCGGCGAGCCGGGCGAGGTGATCCTGAGCGATCTCGTGTGCCGGTCGATGCCGCTGATCCGTTACAAGAACGAGGATGTGGTGGTCGCGGCCGACAAGGCCTGCTCCTGCGGCCGCGGGCTGCCGCTGCTCGCCTCGGTCGAGGGGCGGGTGCTCGACATGATCGTCGGGACGGACGGCCAGCTCCTCTCGTCCGTGTTCTTCCCCTACTTCTTCAAGGACAATCCGACGGTGGAGCGGTATCAGGTCCACCAGGACAAGACGCGGGCGATCACGATCAAGATCATCCCTGGCGAGGGGTACGGGCCGGAGACGTCGCAGGCCATCGAGCGCGATCTGCGCCGGTTCCTCGGGGAGCGGGCGGACATCCGGGTGCAGCTCGTCAGCGACATCCCGGTCACATCGGGCGGCAAGTTCCGCTTCACCATGACCGAGGTGCCGATCGAGTTCGGCCGCGAGGCCGCGGCATGA